In one Nicotiana sylvestris chromosome 8, ASM39365v2, whole genome shotgun sequence genomic region, the following are encoded:
- the LOC104226429 gene encoding uncharacterized protein, which produces MASFSGILQRPIVAASAVAITSVSTDLHEKFWPSKSIENSSSEALQEKKTSWVSQISVSKLANLSFVNRIRVPVPNISVPSPSASYSSSSVSNLSCSSIGISSVLVNFYQLAALTKSANPSTYTSTVPSSPSEVLYKWHLPEPNVVDISGNYDCSSVKSRTVVVLLGWLGAKQKHLKRYADWYSSRGYHVITFTFPMSEILSYQVGGKAEQDIELLVNHLADWLEEEHGKNLVFHTFSNTGWLTYGVILEKFQKQDPALMTRIKGCIVDSAPVAAPDPQVWASGFSAAFLKKNSVATKRIMTINNKDADVTIETKTSSDATPAVTEAALLVVLEKFFEVVLNLPAVNRRLSDVLDLLTSRQPSCPQLYIYSSADRVIPAISVESFVEEQRSIGRNVRACNFISTPHVDHFRNDPELYTLQLTQFLEDSVLSSCKQSS; this is translated from the exons ATGGCTTCGTTTTCTGGAATCCTCCAAAGACCGATAGTTGCGGCATCTGCAGTCGCTATAACTTCTGTATCTACTGATCTTCATGAAAAATTTTGGCCCTCAAAATCAATAGAGAATTCTTCTTCTGAAGCATTGCAAGAAAAGAAAACATCATGGGTGTCTCAGATATCCGTATCTAAGCTTGCCAATTTGTCCTTTGTCAACAGAATACGCGTTCCTGTGCCTAACATAAGTGTTCCAAGTCCCAGCGCCAGTTACAGTTCTAGTTCTGTTTCAAATCTTTCGTGTTCTTCCATAGGAATTTCTTCTGTGTTGGTCAATTTTTATCAATTAGCAGCATTGACTAAGTCTGCAAATCCATCAACATATACTTCTACAGTTCCTTCTTCGCCTTCAGAGGTGTTGTATAAATGGCATTTACCGGAGCCAAATGTTGTTGATATATCAGGGAATTATGATTGTTCATCAGTAAAGTCTAGGACTGTGGTAGTATTGTTGGGATGGTTAGGTGCAAAACAGAAGCATCTAAAGAGATATGCAGACTGGTATTCCTCAAGAGGATATCATGTCATTACATTTACTTTCCCAATGTCTGAGATTCTTAGCTATCAAGTCGGGGGAAAGGCAGAGCAGGATATAGAACTGCTTGTGAACCATCTTGCTGATTGGTTGGAAGAAGAGCATGGAAAGAACTTGGTCTTCCACACTTTCAGTAACACAGGATGGTTAAC TTATGGTGTCATTTTGGAGAAGTTTCAAAAACAAGATCCTGCTTTAATGACAAGGATCAAAGGTTGTATTGTTGATTCTGCTCCTGTAGCTGCTCCAGATCCACAG GTATGGGCTTCTGGATTCTCTGCTGCCTTTTTGAAGAAGAATAGTGTTGCAACCAAACGCATCATGACTATAAACAACAAAGATGCGGATGTGACAATAGAAACCAAAACTTCTTCGGATGCTACGCCTGCAGTAACTGAAGCAGCTTTGCTAGTAGTACTGGAGAAGTTCTTTGAGGTGGTTTTGAACCTTCCCGCCGTAAATAG GAGACTTTCTGATGTTCTGGATCTATTGACATCCCGGCAACCAAGTTGCCCACAATTGTACATATACAGCAGTGCAGACAGAGTGATTCCTGCGATTTCTGTTGAGTCCTTTGTAGAGGAGCAACGAAGCATTGGTCGCAACGTTAGAGCTTGCAACTTCATTTCTACACCTCATGTTGATCATTTCAGAAATGATCCTGAATTATATACTTTACAGCTTACCCAATTTCTTGAGGACTCCGTTTTAAGCTCTTGCAAACAGTCTTCCTGA